A stretch of Telopea speciosissima isolate NSW1024214 ecotype Mountain lineage chromosome 11, Tspe_v1, whole genome shotgun sequence DNA encodes these proteins:
- the LOC122646604 gene encoding uncharacterized protein LOC122646604 isoform X2 has protein sequence MRRTLLRFAPLYTRNLLSPPNCRPNPISPAINVTSTLSKLRFFSSENDSSNESQPKKKEVRFDFEDISNKEFKDRIEKYLKGDEEMLPSIMEDILKRKLLGNHAETDDELIDELRHQPIDDVKDRDFESDFEELYSTDEEIDNLYNARQYVEKKMMKDEFFNMDDRKWDGMIKEAVEHGHLKDTKECEQILEDMLCWDNLLTDEVKQKVEAKFNELGDMCERGELEPEEAFEQFKEFEDKMVLECAKMMENEQPPQFDEITEPDKKKDIDDPPGEGPILRWQTRVVFSPGGDAWHPKNRKVKLSVTVKELELSKHAFRRLREVVGKRYHPGKDELTITSERFEHREENKKDCLRTLYALIEDAYKADKLVEDTRASYVKERLRANPEFMKRLRVKTMGMQASDSACV, from the exons ATGAGACGAACTCTGTTGAGATTTGCTCCCCTCTATACTCGCAATCTGCTCTCCCCTCCGAATTGCAGACCAAACCCTATTTCTCCTGCCATCAATGTCACTTCAACTCTTTCCAAGCTGAGGTTCTTCTCATCCGAAAATGATTCATCCAACGAAAGC caaccaaagaagaaagaagttcggttcgatttcgaAGACATTAGCAACAAAG AGTTCAAAGATCGGATTGAGAAGTACTTGAAAGGCGACGAAGAGATGCTCCCTTCGATCATGGAAGACATCCTGAAGAGAAAGCTACTGGGGAATCACGCGGAGACCGACGATGAATTGATTGACGAGTTACGGCACCAGCCCATTGATGATGTTAAGGACAGGGATTTTGAATCGGACTTTGAGGAGCTCTACTCCACCGATGAGGAGATCGACAATTTGTACAATGCGCGGCAATACGtggagaagaaaatgatgaaGGATGAGTTCTTCAACATGGACGACCGCAAGTGGGATGGGATGATTAAGGAGGCTGTGGAGCATGGCCATCTCAAGGACACCAAGGAATGCGAGCAGATTCTTGAGGACATGCTCTGCTGGGATAATCTACTCACGG ATGAGGTAAAGCAGAAGGTGGAGGCAAAGTTTAATGAGCTTGGTGATATGTGTGAAAGAGGAGAACTTGAACCTGAAGAAGCTTTTGAGCAgttcaaggaatttgaggataAGATGGTTCTGGAATGTGCAAAAATGATGGAGAATGAGCAGCCGCCACAGTTTGATGAGATCACTGAGCCAGACAAGAAAAAGGACATTGATGACCCACCTGGTGAGGGTCCAATCCTGAGGTGGCAAACAAGAGTTGTTTTTTCTCCAGGTGGTGATGCATGGCACCCCAAAAACAGGAAGGTGAAACTCTCCGTCACTGTTAAAGAGCTTGAGCTTTCAAAGCATGCTTTTCGCCGGTTAAGAGAAGTAGTTGGAAAACGTTACCACCCTGGTAAAGATGAGCTTACAATAACCAGTGAGAG GTTTGAGCACCGGGAGGAGAATAAGAAGGATTGCCTAAGGACACTTTATGCCTTGATTGAGGATGCATATAAGGCAGATAAGCTGGTGGAGGACACGAGAGCTTCATATGTCAAAGAGAGACTCAGAGCCAACCCTGAATTTATGAAGAGGTTACGTGTGAAGACCATGGGAATGCAGGCCTCTGATTCTGCTTGTGTGTGA
- the LOC122646604 gene encoding uncharacterized protein LOC122646604 isoform X1 produces MRRTLLRFAPLYTRNLLSPPNCRPNPISPAINVTSTLSKLRFFSSENDSSNESPTVPETSLTQPKKKEVRFDFEDISNKEFKDRIEKYLKGDEEMLPSIMEDILKRKLLGNHAETDDELIDELRHQPIDDVKDRDFESDFEELYSTDEEIDNLYNARQYVEKKMMKDEFFNMDDRKWDGMIKEAVEHGHLKDTKECEQILEDMLCWDNLLTDEVKQKVEAKFNELGDMCERGELEPEEAFEQFKEFEDKMVLECAKMMENEQPPQFDEITEPDKKKDIDDPPGEGPILRWQTRVVFSPGGDAWHPKNRKVKLSVTVKELELSKHAFRRLREVVGKRYHPGKDELTITSERFEHREENKKDCLRTLYALIEDAYKADKLVEDTRASYVKERLRANPEFMKRLRVKTMGMQASDSACV; encoded by the exons ATGAGACGAACTCTGTTGAGATTTGCTCCCCTCTATACTCGCAATCTGCTCTCCCCTCCGAATTGCAGACCAAACCCTATTTCTCCTGCCATCAATGTCACTTCAACTCTTTCCAAGCTGAGGTTCTTCTCATCCGAAAATGATTCATCCAACGAAAGC CCTACTGTTCCCGAGACCAGTTTAActcaaccaaagaagaaagaagttcggttcgatttcgaAGACATTAGCAACAAAG AGTTCAAAGATCGGATTGAGAAGTACTTGAAAGGCGACGAAGAGATGCTCCCTTCGATCATGGAAGACATCCTGAAGAGAAAGCTACTGGGGAATCACGCGGAGACCGACGATGAATTGATTGACGAGTTACGGCACCAGCCCATTGATGATGTTAAGGACAGGGATTTTGAATCGGACTTTGAGGAGCTCTACTCCACCGATGAGGAGATCGACAATTTGTACAATGCGCGGCAATACGtggagaagaaaatgatgaaGGATGAGTTCTTCAACATGGACGACCGCAAGTGGGATGGGATGATTAAGGAGGCTGTGGAGCATGGCCATCTCAAGGACACCAAGGAATGCGAGCAGATTCTTGAGGACATGCTCTGCTGGGATAATCTACTCACGG ATGAGGTAAAGCAGAAGGTGGAGGCAAAGTTTAATGAGCTTGGTGATATGTGTGAAAGAGGAGAACTTGAACCTGAAGAAGCTTTTGAGCAgttcaaggaatttgaggataAGATGGTTCTGGAATGTGCAAAAATGATGGAGAATGAGCAGCCGCCACAGTTTGATGAGATCACTGAGCCAGACAAGAAAAAGGACATTGATGACCCACCTGGTGAGGGTCCAATCCTGAGGTGGCAAACAAGAGTTGTTTTTTCTCCAGGTGGTGATGCATGGCACCCCAAAAACAGGAAGGTGAAACTCTCCGTCACTGTTAAAGAGCTTGAGCTTTCAAAGCATGCTTTTCGCCGGTTAAGAGAAGTAGTTGGAAAACGTTACCACCCTGGTAAAGATGAGCTTACAATAACCAGTGAGAG GTTTGAGCACCGGGAGGAGAATAAGAAGGATTGCCTAAGGACACTTTATGCCTTGATTGAGGATGCATATAAGGCAGATAAGCTGGTGGAGGACACGAGAGCTTCATATGTCAAAGAGAGACTCAGAGCCAACCCTGAATTTATGAAGAGGTTACGTGTGAAGACCATGGGAATGCAGGCCTCTGATTCTGCTTGTGTGTGA